A single region of the Solenopsis invicta isolate M01_SB unplaced genomic scaffold, UNIL_Sinv_3.0 scaffold_161, whole genome shotgun sequence genome encodes:
- the LOC120359864 gene encoding tetraspanin-33-like produces the protein MAMTKLSLAPKTIKYLMFAFNLFFVITGIVLLSIGVVIHGVYHQYQHFLDNSFFSVPSLLVAVGAIIFIIAFFGCCGAARESYCMIITFCTLLAAIFLLEIIGGTMGYVMRAQVKEVAKAKMLDTMPKYNGSEEIRIVWDNLQRDFECCGTNNATDWLKPGNLPAIPMSCCDNVVGAIGESNCTLSSQSLHRHGCMDAFGDFAEKHASKIAGVGIGLGIIQLTGVMIISVGTTIYAVYENFSHFLDPSYFSPATLLIVVGILVFIIAFMGCCGALRESTCMVLVFAVLLSFVLLLELAAAVAAYALQDGIKDLLAEKINVTMHQYEKNEEARFAIDFMQSRLRCCGYNNYQDWNNVPFNNTHMDVPDSCCAYLVDELSDRCYGKYQEGCISRLALIVHRSALYIGTGAVAIALIQLTGIMFACMLGRAIRRQKTERERRRWELRENLVNGYEPLGKSDPVTTFPVVYMSPDYPLKDDQK, from the exons ATGGCGATGACAAAGCTGAGTCTGGCGCCGAAAACCATCAAGTACTTGATGTTCGCTTTCAACCTGTTCTTCGTG ATTACAGGAATAGTGTTGCTATCGATCGGCGTGGTCATCCATGGAGTGTACCATCAGTACCAACATTTCCTTGACAACAGCTTCTTCTCGGTACCGTCTCTTCTCGTAGCCGTGGGCGCTATCATTTTTATCATCGCTTTCTTTGGATGCTGCGGAGCCGCTCGCGAAAGTTATTGCATGATTATAACG TTCTGCACACTTCTAGCTGCGATTTTCCTTCTGGAGATTATAGGCGGCACAATGGGATACGTGATGAGGGCGCAAGTGAAGGAAGTTGCAAAGGCCAAGATGCTCGATACGATGCCAAAATACAACGGCAGCGAAGAGATCAGAATCGTCTGGGACAATCTACAACGAGAC TTTGAATGTTGCGGGACGAACAATGCTACTGACTGGTTAAAACCGGGAAATCTGCCGGCTATTCCGATGTCGTGCTGCGACAATGTAGTAGGTGCTATTGGTGAATCCAACTGCACCTTGTCGTCGCAGAGTCTGCATCGTCATGGCTGCATGGATGCGTTCGGGGATTTCGCGGAAAAACACGCGTCCAAGATAGCGGGTGTTGGGATAGGTCTTGGTATAATTCAG TTGACGGGAGTGATGATAATATCGGTCGGTACGACGATCTACGcagtttatgaaaatttctcGCATTTTCTCGATCCAAGCTACTTTTCGCCAGCCACTCTTTTGATCGTAGTCGGAATACTTGTCTTCATAATTGCCTTTATGGGATGTTGCGGTGCGCTTAGGGAAAGTACCTGCATGGTTCTTGTG TTTGCAGTCTTGCTATCGTTTGTCTTGCTATTGGAACTTGCTGCCGCTGTTGCCGCGTATGCCTTACAAGACGGTATCAAGGATCTTTTAGCAGAGAAGATTAATGTAACGATGCATCAGTATGAAAAGAACGAGGAAGCCAGATTTGCAATCGATTTTATGCAGTCTAGG TTACGCTGTTGTGGATATAATAACTACCAAGATTGGAACAATGTACCGTTCAATAATACGCATATGGATGTACCTGACTCTTGTTGCGCATATCTAGTGGATGAGCTTTCAGACCGTTGTTATGGAAAATATCAGGAGGGCTGTATTAGTCGCCTTGCTCTTATTGTTCACCGTAGCGCGCTATACATCGGCACGGGGGCGGTAGCAATCGCCCTTATTCAA CTAACGGGAATTATGTTTGCGTGTATGCTTGGACGAGCTATCAGGCGTCAGAAGACAGAAAGGGAGAGGCGTCGTTGGGAGTTACGAGAGAATCTAGTGAACGGTTACGAGCCATTGGGAAAATCGGATCCCGTAACTACGTTTCCCGTAGTGTACATGTCGCCAGACTATCCATTGAAAGACGATCAGAAATGA